One window from the genome of [Mycobacterium] stephanolepidis encodes:
- a CDS encoding DEAD/DEAH box helicase, translated as MTSIGTQLSAFSQGLSFALDPFQVRACTALENGHGVLVCAPTGAGKTIVGEFAVHLALAAGRKCFYTTPIKALSNQKYNDLVSVYGPEKVGLLTGDSSINSDAPVVVMTTEVLRNMLYADSPALHGLSYVVMDEVHFLADRFRGAVWEEVILHLPEEVALASLSATVSNAEEFGGWIKTVRGDTAVVVDETRPVPLWQHVMVGRRLFDLFDYDGKKTDVDPELTRYIAQRRQADRFADFDRPRRRGPQDRGGRPPTLYRPPSRPEVITRLDEDGLLPAITFIFSRAGCDGAVAQCLRSRLRLTTEEDRREIVAIIDRRTEGLPEADLDVLGYWQWREGLLRGIAAHHAGMLPVFRHTVEELFTKGLVKAVFATETLALGINMPARTVVLERLVKFNGEQHAALTPGEYTQLTGRAGRRGIDVEGHAVVLWTPEVEPGEIAGLASTRTFPLRSSFAPSYNMTINLVHRMGPDPARELLERSFAQFQADRSVVGLVRGIERGKKMLDEIAKEIDGHDGAALEYVRLRGRLSERERAAARSSRLARRGAANDALAALKRGDVIAIPHGRRNGVAVVLEPAHDDDDPRPLVLTEHRWAGRISSADYSGTAEPLGSISLPKRVEHRQPKVRRDVASALRSALDEGRVRRPQPVKGRKNDPGADGSDLGVEVERLRREIREHPVHHAPNREELARTAERYLRIERDNAQLQKKVSAATNSLARTFDRILTLLTERGYVQDSSELGKKVTKDGLLLARIYSESDLLVAECLRRGLWAGLKPAELAAVASAVLYESRGDAVSVTGEAPTAALRAALAETHRALARLRHDEQRHQLAPTREVDEGFVAAVHRWATTGDLAASLEAAGDTGTALPAGDFVRWCRQVVDLLDQINKAAPDAELRSVARAAVADVRRGVVAVDGT; from the coding sequence GTGACCAGCATCGGAACCCAACTCAGTGCGTTCTCCCAAGGGCTGAGTTTTGCTCTCGATCCCTTTCAGGTCCGCGCCTGCACGGCGCTGGAAAACGGCCATGGTGTGCTGGTCTGTGCACCCACCGGCGCGGGTAAGACCATCGTCGGAGAATTCGCGGTGCACCTGGCTCTGGCGGCCGGACGCAAGTGCTTCTACACCACCCCGATCAAGGCGCTGAGTAACCAGAAGTACAACGACCTGGTGTCGGTGTACGGACCGGAGAAGGTCGGCCTGCTCACCGGAGACTCCTCGATCAACTCCGATGCTCCGGTGGTGGTGATGACCACCGAGGTACTGCGGAACATGCTGTATGCGGATTCACCAGCACTGCATGGTCTTTCGTATGTGGTCATGGACGAGGTGCACTTCCTGGCCGACCGATTCCGCGGTGCGGTCTGGGAAGAAGTCATTCTGCACCTGCCCGAAGAGGTGGCCCTGGCCAGTCTGTCGGCCACAGTGAGCAACGCCGAAGAATTCGGCGGGTGGATCAAGACGGTCCGCGGAGACACCGCCGTCGTGGTCGACGAGACCAGGCCGGTCCCGTTGTGGCAGCACGTCATGGTCGGGCGGCGGCTCTTCGATCTCTTTGATTACGACGGCAAGAAGACCGATGTCGACCCGGAGCTCACCCGCTACATAGCCCAGCGGCGCCAGGCCGATCGCTTCGCAGACTTCGACCGCCCACGCCGCCGCGGTCCCCAAGATCGTGGCGGGCGCCCTCCCACGCTCTATCGCCCGCCGTCGCGACCCGAGGTCATCACCCGGCTCGACGAGGACGGCCTGCTTCCGGCGATTACGTTCATCTTTTCTCGTGCTGGTTGCGATGGCGCTGTGGCGCAATGCCTTCGATCCCGGTTGCGCCTCACCACCGAGGAGGACCGGCGGGAGATCGTCGCCATCATCGACCGCCGCACCGAGGGGCTGCCCGAGGCGGATCTGGATGTGCTCGGCTACTGGCAGTGGCGTGAGGGGCTGCTGCGCGGTATCGCCGCCCACCATGCGGGCATGCTGCCGGTGTTCCGGCACACCGTCGAGGAACTGTTCACCAAGGGGCTCGTGAAGGCGGTATTTGCTACCGAGACACTGGCATTGGGTATCAACATGCCCGCGCGCACGGTGGTGCTGGAACGGTTGGTGAAGTTCAACGGGGAGCAGCACGCGGCGTTGACCCCAGGGGAGTACACCCAGTTGACCGGGCGGGCGGGCCGACGCGGGATCGACGTCGAGGGACACGCAGTCGTGCTGTGGACGCCCGAGGTGGAACCCGGCGAGATCGCGGGTCTGGCCTCCACGCGTACCTTCCCGCTACGCAGCTCATTTGCGCCGTCGTACAACATGACGATCAATCTGGTGCACCGGATGGGTCCGGATCCGGCGCGCGAACTGCTGGAGCGATCCTTCGCACAGTTCCAGGCCGACCGCTCGGTGGTGGGATTGGTCCGCGGTATCGAACGCGGCAAGAAGATGCTGGACGAGATCGCCAAGGAGATTGACGGGCACGACGGTGCCGCCCTGGAATATGTCCGGTTACGTGGCAGGCTGTCCGAGCGTGAGCGGGCCGCTGCGCGCAGCTCACGGCTGGCGCGTCGTGGTGCGGCCAACGATGCCTTGGCCGCCCTCAAGCGCGGCGATGTCATCGCGATACCCCACGGCCGTCGCAACGGAGTGGCCGTGGTGCTGGAGCCGGCCCACGACGACGATGACCCGCGTCCGTTGGTGTTGACCGAACATCGTTGGGCCGGAAGGATTTCATCGGCGGACTACTCGGGAACCGCGGAACCGCTCGGATCCATCAGCCTGCCCAAGCGTGTCGAGCACCGCCAGCCCAAGGTGCGCCGTGACGTGGCGTCGGCCCTGCGATCGGCGCTGGACGAGGGCCGGGTGCGCAGGCCGCAACCCGTAAAGGGACGCAAGAACGACCCGGGTGCTGATGGTTCAGATCTTGGCGTCGAGGTCGAACGGCTGCGTCGAGAAATCCGGGAGCATCCGGTGCACCACGCTCCCAACCGCGAGGAACTGGCGCGGACGGCCGAGCGCTATCTGCGCATCGAACGCGATAACGCACAACTGCAGAAGAAGGTGTCGGCCGCGACCAACTCACTCGCGCGCACTTTTGACCGCATTCTGACGCTGCTGACCGAACGTGGATACGTCCAGGACAGCTCCGAACTCGGCAAGAAGGTGACCAAGGACGGCTTGCTGCTGGCCCGCATCTACAGCGAGAGCGATCTGCTGGTGGCCGAATGTCTGCGGCGCGGACTGTGGGCGGGGCTCAAACCCGCGGAACTGGCGGCCGTGGCATCGGCCGTGCTGTACGAGTCGCGTGGTGACGCGGTATCGGTGACGGGGGAGGCCCCCACCGCGGCACTGCGCGCGGCGCTCGCCGAAACCCACCGAGCGCTGGCCCGGTTGCGTCACGACGAACAGCGGCATCAGCTCGCGCCCACCCGCGAGGTCGATGAGGGCTTCGTCGCGGCGGTACACCGATGGGCGACCACCGGTGATCTGGCGGCATCGTTGGAGGCGGCCGGTGATACGGGCACCGCGCTACCGGCAGGCGATTTCGTGCGGTGGTGCCGGCAAGTGGTTGATCTGCTCGACCAGATCAACAAGGCAGCGCCGGATGCCGAGCTGCGCTCGGTGGCGAGGGCCGCGGTCGCCGACGTGCGGCGTGGCGTCGTTGCCGTTGATGGCACATAA
- a CDS encoding DUF4333 domain-containing protein, with amino-acid sequence MSGPQGTEPGGQWAPQPGQGQEPWQTPQSSDPAQQGEPSWQQPAYGQGQQYPQYQQPGFPGGGFGDPSQFGQQPGQQGFGEPSQFGQPGAYGQPGQYGQQGGYPGQYGQQQGQPFPQFGAGKPQRSTKTIAIIGGIVAAAVILIVVLVTAFLAPGWAMTTTLDVNKAQEGVTKVLTDETNGYGAKNVKDVKCNDGQNPEVKKGATFSCDVSIDGTKRQVTVTFQNDKGTYEVGRPK; translated from the coding sequence ATGAGCGGTCCACAGGGAACCGAACCTGGCGGACAGTGGGCGCCCCAACCTGGGCAAGGCCAAGAGCCGTGGCAGACACCGCAATCCTCAGATCCGGCACAGCAGGGTGAACCGAGTTGGCAGCAGCCCGCCTATGGTCAGGGCCAGCAGTATCCGCAGTACCAGCAGCCGGGTTTCCCGGGCGGTGGATTCGGGGATCCGAGCCAGTTCGGCCAGCAGCCCGGTCAGCAGGGGTTTGGTGAGCCGAGCCAGTTCGGCCAGCCCGGCGCCTACGGCCAGCCGGGACAGTACGGCCAGCAGGGTGGATACCCGGGCCAGTACGGACAGCAGCAGGGACAGCCGTTCCCGCAGTTCGGCGCCGGAAAGCCGCAGCGTTCCACCAAGACCATCGCGATCATCGGCGGTATCGTCGCGGCCGCGGTGATCCTGATCGTGGTGCTGGTTACCGCCTTCCTGGCCCCCGGCTGGGCCATGACCACAACCCTGGACGTCAACAAGGCGCAGGAGGGTGTGACCAAGGTTCTCACCGACGAAACCAATGGCTACGGCGCCAAGAACGTCAAGGACGTCAAGTGCAATGACGGCCAGAACCCCGAGGTGAAGAAGGGCGCCACCTTCAGCTGCGATGTCAGCATCGACGGCACCAAGCGACAGGTCACCGTGACCTTCCAGAACGACAAGGGCACCTACGAAGTCGGCCGCCCCAAGTAG